From the genome of Nicotiana sylvestris chromosome 2, ASM39365v2, whole genome shotgun sequence, one region includes:
- the LOC138882223 gene encoding uncharacterized protein, which produces MEEDAESFVAKCDKCQRYGNSIHRTTELLYLVIAPWPFIKWGMDIVGAKITEFFQSWQIKRITSTPYHPVANGQTESTNKVIINNLKKRLEESNVEIGELSTRYTQATEKENEEEMRINLDLLEGRRETTLIRMATQKQVIERYYNRKAHLRYLKIRDFVFKKNQSSKASNTGKLSPNWEGPYRIRGIAGKGTYELETMDGKVLPSNWNVVHLKKYYF; this is translated from the exons atggaagaagatgcAGAAAGCTTTGTGGCCAAATGTGACAAATGCCAACGATATGGTAACAGTATACATCGCACAACAGAGTTATTATATCTGGTtattgcaccatggccttttataaagtgggggatggatattgtgG GTGCGAAAATCACAGAATTCTTTcagagttggcagattaaaaggataacttCAACACCTTATCATCCTGTGGCTAATGGACAAACTGAATCAACAAACAAGGTTATTATTAATAACTTGAAGAAAAGATTAGAGGAGTCAAATG ttgaaataggtgaactAAGTACGAGATACACCCAAGCAACCGAaaaagaaaatgaggaagaaatGCGAATAAATCTCGacttacttgaaggaagaagagaaacaACTCTAATAAGGATGGCAACACAGAAGCAGGTTATTGAGCGATATTACAATCGGAAAGCTCATCTTAGGTACTTAAAGATTAGGGACTTcgtatttaaaaaaaatcaatcatCAAAAGCATCCAATACaggaaaattgagtccaaattgggaaggaccttatAGGATTCGAGGTATTGCTGGAAAGGGCACATATGAGTTAGAAACAATGGACGGCAAAGTACTCCCATcaaattggaatgttgttcatttgaagaAGTATTACTTCTGA